In the genome of Manis javanica isolate MJ-LG chromosome 17, MJ_LKY, whole genome shotgun sequence, one region contains:
- the GEMIN7 gene encoding gem-associated protein 7 isoform X3 — translation MQTPLAIPVPVLRLPRGPDGFSRGFAPDGRRALLKPQVPEILESSIVQESRESQEQQARAALRERYLRSLLAMVGHPVSFTLHEGVHVTAHFGATDLDVANFYVSQLQTPIGVQAEALLRCSDIIAYTFKP, via the coding sequence ATGCAGACCCCACTGGCCATTCCTGTACCTGTTCTCCGGCTCCCCCGCGGCCCTGATGGCTTCAGCCGAGGCTTTGCCCCCGATGGACGCAGGGCCCTTCTGAAGCCACAGGTCCCTGAAATCCTGGAGTCCTCTATAGTTCAAGAATCTCGGGAATCCCAGGAACAGCAGGCCCGAGCTGCCCTTCGGGAACGCTACCTCCGAAGCCTGCTGGCCATGGTGGGTCACCCGGTGAGCTTCACATTGCACGAAGGTGTGCATGTGACTGCTCACTTTGGAGCCACTGACCTGGATGTGGCCAACTTCTATGTGTCACAGCTGCAGACTCCCATAGGTGTGCAGGCTGAGGCACTGCTCCGGTGTAGTGACATTATTGCATACACCTTCAAGCCATAA
- the GEMIN7 gene encoding gem-associated protein 7 isoform X2, whose protein sequence is MPTRAQGREWRLQAARIMQTPLAIPVPVLRLPRGPDGFSRGFAPDGRRALLKPQVPEILESSIVQESRESQEQQARAALRERYLRSLLAMVGHPVSFTLHEGVHVTAHFGATDLDVANFYVSQLQTPIGVQAEALLRCSDIIAYTFKP, encoded by the coding sequence CCAGGATAATGCAGACCCCACTGGCCATTCCTGTACCTGTTCTCCGGCTCCCCCGCGGCCCTGATGGCTTCAGCCGAGGCTTTGCCCCCGATGGACGCAGGGCCCTTCTGAAGCCACAGGTCCCTGAAATCCTGGAGTCCTCTATAGTTCAAGAATCTCGGGAATCCCAGGAACAGCAGGCCCGAGCTGCCCTTCGGGAACGCTACCTCCGAAGCCTGCTGGCCATGGTGGGTCACCCGGTGAGCTTCACATTGCACGAAGGTGTGCATGTGACTGCTCACTTTGGAGCCACTGACCTGGATGTGGCCAACTTCTATGTGTCACAGCTGCAGACTCCCATAGGTGTGCAGGCTGAGGCACTGCTCCGGTGTAGTGACATTATTGCATACACCTTCAAGCCATAA
- the GEMIN7 gene encoding gem-associated protein 7 isoform X1: MSEIIWYLSFSTCLISLSIMSSSSIHVVANARIMQTPLAIPVPVLRLPRGPDGFSRGFAPDGRRALLKPQVPEILESSIVQESRESQEQQARAALRERYLRSLLAMVGHPVSFTLHEGVHVTAHFGATDLDVANFYVSQLQTPIGVQAEALLRCSDIIAYTFKP, from the exons atgagtgaaatcatttggtacttgtctttctccacctgccttatttcactgagcataatgtcctccagctccatccatgttgttgcaaatg CCAGGATAATGCAGACCCCACTGGCCATTCCTGTACCTGTTCTCCGGCTCCCCCGCGGCCCTGATGGCTTCAGCCGAGGCTTTGCCCCCGATGGACGCAGGGCCCTTCTGAAGCCACAGGTCCCTGAAATCCTGGAGTCCTCTATAGTTCAAGAATCTCGGGAATCCCAGGAACAGCAGGCCCGAGCTGCCCTTCGGGAACGCTACCTCCGAAGCCTGCTGGCCATGGTGGGTCACCCGGTGAGCTTCACATTGCACGAAGGTGTGCATGTGACTGCTCACTTTGGAGCCACTGACCTGGATGTGGCCAACTTCTATGTGTCACAGCTGCAGACTCCCATAGGTGTGCAGGCTGAGGCACTGCTCCGGTGTAGTGACATTATTGCATACACCTTCAAGCCATAA